One segment of Macrotis lagotis isolate mMagLag1 chromosome 1, bilby.v1.9.chrom.fasta, whole genome shotgun sequence DNA contains the following:
- the LOC141515464 gene encoding prostaglandin-E(2) 9-reductase-like, translated as MSLSKAHRITMNDGNTIPVLGFGTYAPKSVPKSECEMATKVAIEVGFRHIDGAFRYENEKQVGQAIWAKIADGTVTREDIFYTGKLWSTHHRPELVRPALEETLKSLQFDYLDLFIIHWPVSFKPGKEKLPMDENHKIISDSVDLLDTWEAMENCKDAGLLKSIGVSNFNHRQLEMILSKTRLKYKPVCNQVECHPYLNQSKLLEFCKSKDILLVAYSALGSHREASWVDEKTPILLNDPVLGAIAKKYDRTPAQVALRYQIQRGVVVLAKSFNEKRIKENFQVFDFQLTSEDMEFIDSLNKNLRYLTFDHSKECTNYPFNDEY; from the coding sequence ATGTCTCTTTCCAAAGCTCATAGGATAACAATGAATGATGGGAATACCATTCCAGTGCTGGGATTTGGTACTTATGCACCTAAAAGTGTTCCTAAAAGTGAATGTGAGATGGCCACAAAAGTGGCTATTGAAGTGGGTTTCCGTCATATTGATGGGGCTTTcagatatgaaaatgaaaaacaagttgGACAGGCAATCTGGGCAAAGATTGCAGATGGGACAGTGACCAGAGAGGACATCTTCTACACAGGGAAGCTTTGGAGCACACACCATCGCCCTGAATTAGTCAGGCCTGCCCTGGAAGAGACCCTGAAGAGCCTCCAATTTGATTATCTTGACCTCTTTATTATCCATTGGCCAGTCTCTTTTAAGCCTGGCAAAGAAAAACTCCCAATGGATGaaaatcacaaaatcatcagtGACTCTGTGGATTTGCTTGATACCTGGGAAGCCATGGAGAATTGTAAGGATGCAGGCCTCCTGAAGTCTATTGGAGTGTCCAACTTCAACCACAGGCAATTGGAGATGATCCTGAGTAAAACCAGGCTTAAATATAAACCTGTCTGCAACCAAGTGGAATGCCATCCTTACCTGAACCAGAGTAAATTGTTGGAGTTCTGTAAGTCTAAGGACATCTTATTGGTAGCATATAGTGCTTTGGGATCCCATAGAGAAGCTTCATGGGTAGATGAAAAGACTCCTATTCTTCTAAATGACCCAGTCTTGGGAGCCATTGCCAAGAAATATGATCGGACCCCAGCCCAGGTTGCTCTTCGCTATCAGATTCAGCGAGGTGTAGTAGTCTTGGCAAAAAGCTTCAATGAAAAACGTATCAAAGAGAACTTTCAGGTGTTTGATTTCCAGTTGACTTCAGAAGATATGGAATTCATTGATTCCCTTAACAAAAACCTTCGCTATCTAACCTTTGATCATTCTAAGGAATGCACCAATTATCCTTTTAATGATGAATATTAA